The following coding sequences are from one Mycobacterium bourgelatii window:
- the pgi gene encoding glucose-6-phosphate isomerase, which translates to MTSVPAIPDITATRAWDNLRSHYDKIGQTHLRQFFADDPDRGRELTLTVGDLYIDYSKHRVTRETLQLLVDLARAANLEERRAAMFAGAHINTSEDRAVLHTALRLPRDADLIVDGQNVVRDVHEVLDAMGDFTDRLRNGDWRGATGERIKTVVNIGIGGSDLGPVMVYQALRHYADAGISARFVSNVDPADLVATLADLDPATTLFIVASKTFSTLETLTNATAARRWLTDALGDAAVAKHFVAVSTNKRLVDDFGINTDNMFGFWDWVGGRYSVDSAIGLSVMAVIGREAFADFLSGFHIVDEHFRTASLESNAPVLLGLIGLWYSNFFNAQSRAVLPYSNDLARFAAYLQQLTMESNGKSTRADGQPVTTDTGEIFWGEPGTNGQHAFYQLLHQGTRLVPADFIGFSQPTDDLPTAEGTGSMHDLLMSNFFAQTQVLAFGKTAEEIAAEGTPAEVVPHKVMPGNRPTTSILANRLTPSVVGQLIALYEHQVFVEGVIWGIDSFDQWGVELGKTQAKALLPVITSENAPEPLSDSSTDALVRRYRTERGRAG; encoded by the coding sequence ATGACCTCCGTGCCAGCAATCCCCGACATCACCGCCACCCGGGCGTGGGACAACCTGCGCAGTCATTACGACAAGATCGGACAGACCCACCTTCGGCAGTTCTTCGCCGACGATCCCGACCGCGGGCGCGAACTGACGCTCACGGTGGGCGACCTCTATATCGACTACAGCAAGCACCGCGTCACCCGCGAGACGTTGCAGCTGTTGGTCGACCTGGCCCGCGCGGCCAACCTGGAAGAACGTCGCGCGGCGATGTTCGCCGGTGCGCACATCAACACCTCGGAGGATCGTGCGGTACTGCACACCGCGCTGCGGTTGCCCCGCGACGCCGACCTGATCGTCGACGGACAGAACGTCGTCCGGGACGTGCACGAGGTGCTGGACGCGATGGGCGACTTCACCGACCGGCTGCGCAACGGCGACTGGCGAGGAGCCACCGGCGAGCGGATCAAGACCGTCGTCAACATCGGCATCGGCGGCTCGGACCTGGGCCCGGTGATGGTGTATCAGGCGTTGCGCCACTACGCCGACGCCGGCATCTCGGCGCGCTTCGTGTCCAACGTGGACCCCGCCGACCTGGTTGCGACGCTGGCCGACTTGGACCCTGCCACAACACTTTTCATCGTGGCGTCGAAGACGTTCTCCACGCTGGAGACGCTGACCAACGCTACCGCGGCTCGGCGGTGGCTCACCGATGCGCTCGGAGATGCCGCAGTGGCAAAGCATTTCGTCGCCGTCTCCACCAACAAGCGCCTGGTCGACGACTTCGGCATCAACACCGACAACATGTTCGGCTTCTGGGATTGGGTCGGCGGGCGGTACTCGGTCGACTCGGCGATCGGGCTGTCGGTGATGGCCGTCATCGGCCGAGAAGCCTTCGCCGACTTCCTTTCTGGCTTCCACATCGTCGACGAACACTTCCGAACCGCGTCACTGGAATCCAACGCGCCCGTCCTGCTCGGGTTGATCGGGCTTTGGTACTCCAACTTCTTCAACGCCCAATCACGCGCAGTCTTGCCGTATTCCAATGACTTGGCGCGCTTTGCCGCCTATCTGCAGCAGCTGACCATGGAATCCAATGGCAAGTCCACGCGCGCCGACGGGCAACCGGTCACCACCGACACCGGCGAAATCTTCTGGGGCGAGCCAGGAACCAACGGCCAGCACGCCTTCTATCAGCTGCTGCATCAGGGCACCCGGTTGGTTCCGGCCGACTTCATCGGGTTCAGTCAACCCACCGACGACCTGCCCACCGCCGAAGGCACCGGCAGCATGCACGACCTGTTGATGAGCAACTTCTTCGCCCAGACCCAGGTGCTGGCGTTCGGCAAGACCGCCGAGGAAATCGCCGCGGAAGGCACCCCCGCCGAGGTCGTGCCACACAAGGTGATGCCCGGTAACCGGCCGACAACCTCGATCCTGGCCAACCGGCTCACGCCGTCGGTCGTGGGCCAATTGATCGCCTTGTACGAGCACCAGGTCTTCGTCGAGGGCGTGATCTGGGGCATCGACTCGTTCGACCAATGGGGCGTGGAATTGGGCAAGACGCAGGCCAAGGCGTTGCTTCCGGTGATCACCAGCGAGAACGCCCCCGAGCCCCTGTCGGACAGTTCGACCGACGCGCTGGTGCGCCGCTACCGCACGGAGCGCGGACGCGCGGGCTGA
- a CDS encoding SDR family oxidoreductase: MTRQKILITGASSGLGAGMARAFAAKGRDLALCARRTDRLDELKAELTQRYPSIKVAVAALDVNDHEQVPKVFAALSDELGGIDRVIVNAGIGKGARLGSGKLWANKATIETNLVSALVQIETALEMFNKSGSGHLVLISSVLGNKGVPGVKAAYCASKAGLTSLGESLRAEYVKGPIKISSIEPGYIESEMTAKSSSTMLMVDNDTGVKALVDAIEREPGRAVVPRWPWAPLVQLLRVLPPPLTKRFA; the protein is encoded by the coding sequence GTGACTCGTCAGAAAATCCTCATCACCGGAGCCAGCTCCGGCCTCGGCGCCGGCATGGCCCGGGCCTTTGCTGCTAAAGGCCGCGACCTCGCGCTGTGCGCGCGTCGCACCGATCGGCTCGATGAACTGAAAGCGGAGCTGACGCAGCGGTACCCGTCGATCAAGGTCGCAGTGGCGGCGTTGGACGTCAACGACCACGAGCAGGTGCCGAAGGTGTTTGCCGCGCTGAGCGACGAACTGGGCGGCATCGACCGCGTCATCGTCAACGCCGGCATCGGCAAGGGGGCGCGGCTGGGCTCCGGCAAACTGTGGGCGAATAAGGCGACCATCGAGACCAACCTGGTGTCCGCGCTGGTGCAGATCGAAACCGCGCTCGAGATGTTCAACAAGAGCGGATCGGGCCACCTGGTGCTCATCTCCTCGGTGCTCGGCAACAAGGGCGTGCCGGGCGTCAAGGCCGCGTACTGCGCAAGCAAAGCCGGACTGACGTCGCTGGGTGAATCGCTGCGCGCCGAGTACGTGAAGGGTCCGATCAAGATCTCGTCGATCGAGCCCGGGTACATCGAGTCGGAGATGACCGCCAAGTCCTCGAGCACGATGTTGATGGTGGACAACGACACCGGGGTCAAGGCCCTGGTCGACGCCATCGAGCGCGAGCCCGGACGCGCGGTGGTGCCGCGTTGGCCGTGGGCGCCGTTGGTGCAGCTGCTGCGGGTGTTGCCGCCGCCGCTGACCAAACGCTTCGCTTAG
- a CDS encoding PE family protein, with translation MVASEAVKAAGLDLAAIGSTLDATHLAVAAPITDLQPAAADEISEGIARLFSGHGQEYQAAASKAEAFRDQFVERLNAGADVYASAEAANAALLPLPPQVLNIWGTLNGLPLKLLYTAANVVNDPFGTLGQLFYDLVLNPFFLLPLNYLLAWAYFNNPPAFVLLMIPVLGISAFISLLLSLW, from the coding sequence ATGGTGGCCTCGGAGGCAGTCAAAGCCGCGGGTCTGGATCTTGCGGCGATCGGTTCGACGCTCGATGCCACACACCTCGCGGTGGCGGCCCCAATAACCGATCTGCAGCCGGCTGCCGCCGATGAGATATCGGAGGGCATCGCTCGCTTGTTCTCCGGTCACGGCCAGGAGTACCAGGCGGCGGCCAGTAAGGCGGAGGCGTTCCGTGACCAGTTTGTAGAGCGCCTGAACGCCGGCGCGGATGTGTACGCCAGTGCAGAGGCCGCCAACGCCGCTCTGCTCCCGCTCCCGCCGCAGGTGCTCAACATCTGGGGAACACTGAACGGTTTGCCACTCAAGTTGCTCTACACGGCCGCCAACGTCGTTAACGACCCTTTTGGAACCCTCGGCCAACTGTTCTACGACCTGGTGTTGAACCCATTCTTCTTGCTCCCGCTCAATTACCTCTTGGCCTGGGCGTACTTCAACAACCCGCCCGCCTTTGTCCTGCTGATGATTCCTGTCCTGGGGATTTCAGCGTTCATCAGTTTGCTTCTTTCACTGTGGTGA
- a CDS encoding zinc finger domain-containing protein yields the protein MPQIATLGPDALSLSVDDLSGLLAGNTGRLKTVITDQKVIAGIGNAYSDEILHVAKLSPFATAGKLSEAQLHTLHDAMVSVLSDAVARSVGQGAAMLKGEKRSGLRVHARTGLPCPVCGDTVREVSFADKSFQYCPTCQTGGKVLADRRLSRLLK from the coding sequence ATTCCGCAGATCGCCACCCTTGGCCCGGACGCGCTGAGCCTGTCGGTCGACGACCTGTCCGGCCTCCTGGCGGGTAACACGGGGCGGCTCAAGACGGTGATCACCGACCAGAAGGTGATCGCGGGCATCGGCAACGCGTACAGCGACGAGATTCTGCACGTCGCCAAACTCTCGCCGTTCGCAACGGCCGGCAAACTCAGCGAAGCGCAGCTGCATACCCTGCACGACGCGATGGTCTCGGTGCTCTCCGACGCGGTCGCGCGCTCCGTCGGTCAGGGTGCGGCCATGCTCAAGGGCGAGAAGCGGTCGGGGCTGCGGGTCCACGCCCGCACCGGCTTGCCGTGCCCGGTATGCGGGGACACCGTGCGCGAAGTGTCGTTCGCGGACAAGTCTTTTCAGTACTGCCCGACGTGTCAGACCGGCGGCAAGGTGCTCGCCGACCGGCGTTTGTCGAGGCTACTCAAGTAG
- a CDS encoding PE family protein, whose translation MSWVIAAPEYVAQAATELAGIATSLSAANAQAAFPTSAVLAAGADEVSVALSTLFSAHAQAYQAVSQQAALFHQQFVNLMSGGAEQYALTEAANELPMQLVGQALGAAATPAAAAAGETALGVGGGPALGNGAAAAAAVQSGSHGGFLYGTGSAATPGGSAAASAALLGRGGAGGFGAAGHGTQPAGAAGGHGGAAGGWLTPLASSAGVVDVVEAGAAIQAPAVAPADASGAVPSGLLLAPAGVGVAGAHGGAPAAASNGNQSAGANAISYGDHSGWLYGDGGALGPYGGSAADVPSVPATGTESAVSATAGAGGLGGLRGDGPLGSGGLYAGAGGFGAAGAAGGQAAGQAVD comes from the coding sequence ATGTCTTGGGTGATTGCGGCGCCCGAGTATGTGGCCCAAGCGGCCACCGAGCTCGCCGGCATCGCGACATCCCTTAGCGCAGCCAACGCCCAGGCGGCGTTCCCGACCAGTGCGGTCCTGGCCGCGGGCGCCGACGAGGTTTCGGTGGCGCTCTCGACGTTGTTCAGCGCGCATGCTCAGGCATACCAAGCCGTCAGCCAACAGGCGGCGCTGTTCCATCAGCAATTCGTGAACCTCATGAGTGGGGGCGCCGAACAGTACGCGCTCACCGAAGCGGCCAACGAACTGCCGATGCAACTGGTGGGGCAGGCATTGGGGGCCGCGGCCACGCCCGCCGCGGCGGCGGCCGGCGAGACCGCGCTGGGTGTCGGCGGAGGCCCGGCGCTCGGAAACGGAGCCGCTGCGGCGGCCGCGGTTCAAAGCGGCAGCCACGGCGGGTTCCTTTACGGGACTGGCTCAGCCGCCACGCCGGGCGGTAGCGCAGCGGCATCCGCGGCTTTGTTGGGCAGAGGTGGAGCCGGAGGTTTCGGTGCCGCGGGTCATGGAACTCAGCCCGCTGGCGCGGCGGGTGGTCACGGAGGCGCCGCCGGCGGCTGGCTGACCCCGCTGGCGAGCAGTGCCGGCGTTGTCGACGTCGTGGAGGCAGGCGCGGCGATACAAGCGCCCGCTGTCGCGCCCGCCGACGCAAGCGGCGCGGTACCCAGTGGGCTGCTGCTGGCTCCGGCTGGTGTCGGTGTTGCCGGCGCCCACGGGGGTGCCCCGGCTGCTGCCAGCAATGGCAACCAGTCCGCTGGTGCCAATGCCATCAGCTATGGCGACCACAGCGGTTGGTTATACGGCGACGGTGGCGCCCTCGGGCCGTACGGCGGTTCCGCCGCGGATGTGCCTTCCGTTCCCGCGACCGGCACCGAGTCGGCCGTGAGCGCAACGGCTGGTGCGGGGGGCCTCGGCGGATTGCGTGGCGACGGTCCGTTGGGTTCGGGTGGTCTGTATGCGGGTGCCGGCGGATTCGGCGCGGCGGGTGCTGCCGGCGGACAGGCCGCAGGCCAAGCGGTCGACTGA
- the cobF gene encoding precorrin-6A synthase (deacetylating): MSRHIHVIGIGAGDPDYMTVQAIDALNDTQVFFAMDKGETKSDLVGLRREICARFIRAPGYRFVELADPPRAKDGDYREAVADWHAERARIWAAAIRDELGPDGVGAFLAWGDPSLYDSTLRILDAIGSAVPDVDFSYDVIPGITAVQALTARHRIPLNEVGEPVLLTTGRQLRETGLSGSAVVMLDANCSFLTCPPDTRIWWGAYLGTDKELLVAGKVGEVGARIEALRTEARTRHGWIMDTYLLRGH, translated from the coding sequence GTGAGCCGGCACATCCACGTCATCGGCATCGGTGCGGGCGATCCCGACTACATGACGGTCCAGGCGATCGACGCGCTGAACGACACCCAGGTGTTCTTCGCTATGGACAAGGGCGAGACCAAGAGCGACCTGGTGGGCCTGCGGCGGGAGATCTGCGCGCGGTTCATTCGCGCGCCCGGATATCGGTTTGTCGAACTAGCCGATCCGCCACGCGCCAAAGACGGCGACTACCGCGAGGCCGTCGCCGACTGGCACGCCGAACGCGCCCGGATCTGGGCGGCGGCCATCCGCGACGAACTGGGTCCCGACGGCGTCGGCGCATTCCTGGCCTGGGGGGACCCCTCGCTGTACGACAGCACGCTGCGCATTCTCGACGCCATCGGGTCCGCGGTACCCGACGTCGACTTCAGCTATGACGTGATTCCCGGCATCACCGCGGTGCAGGCATTGACGGCTCGGCATCGCATACCGCTCAACGAAGTCGGCGAACCGGTCCTGCTCACAACCGGAAGGCAGCTACGCGAAACGGGGCTATCCGGTTCGGCGGTGGTGATGCTCGATGCCAACTGCTCGTTTCTCACCTGCCCGCCCGACACCAGGATCTGGTGGGGCGCCTATCTGGGCACGGACAAGGAACTACTGGTTGCGGGCAAGGTCGGTGAGGTCGGAGCTCGCATCGAGGCGTTGCGTACCGAGGCGCGTACTCGCCACGGCTGGATCATGGATACCTATTTATTAAGGGGCCATTGA
- a CDS encoding AurF N-oxygenase family protein — MTTAVKPDRPSREEFSERLLKGSVKKSYEPIVDIDWDAPLDPDKFYLPPKLVSLYGTPMWDEMTREQQIELSRQELVNTLSAGIWFENMLNQSLLRTILHEDPTSRTTHYKLTELGDETRHMVMFGKAIERIGAKPVRPRRSHRWVINALPLAFQRGSMLWVAALIGEEIFDSLQRQMMDDPELQPIIQRLMRIHVTEEARHIQFARDGARKRVAEMPRLNRWFMANINGLGGYFFNYLFSNPIPYARAGLDPKRARRVARSSPHRREIQIAGFAPLAAFLEEVGLMGPIARRGWKRSRFL, encoded by the coding sequence ATGACCACAGCGGTAAAGCCGGACAGGCCGAGTCGTGAGGAGTTCTCGGAGCGTCTGCTCAAAGGCTCGGTCAAGAAGTCTTACGAGCCCATCGTCGACATCGACTGGGATGCACCGCTGGACCCGGACAAGTTCTACTTGCCACCCAAGCTGGTCTCGCTGTACGGCACCCCGATGTGGGACGAGATGACGCGCGAGCAACAGATCGAGTTGTCCCGCCAGGAACTGGTCAACACGCTGTCGGCGGGGATCTGGTTCGAGAACATGCTCAACCAGTCGCTGCTGCGCACCATCCTGCATGAGGACCCGACCAGCCGAACGACTCACTACAAGCTGACCGAACTCGGGGACGAGACCCGCCACATGGTCATGTTCGGCAAGGCGATCGAGCGCATCGGCGCCAAGCCCGTCCGGCCGCGCCGGTCGCACCGCTGGGTCATCAACGCGCTCCCCCTGGCGTTCCAGCGGGGTTCAATGCTGTGGGTGGCGGCGTTGATCGGCGAGGAGATCTTCGACTCGCTCCAGCGGCAGATGATGGACGACCCGGAATTGCAGCCAATCATCCAGCGGCTCATGCGAATTCACGTCACCGAGGAAGCCCGCCACATCCAGTTCGCCCGGGACGGCGCACGCAAGCGAGTGGCCGAAATGCCCCGACTGAACCGGTGGTTCATGGCCAACATCAATGGGCTGGGCGGTTACTTCTTCAACTATCTGTTCAGCAACCCGATCCCGTACGCGCGCGCAGGACTCGACCCCAAACGGGCGCGGCGGGTCGCGCGCAGCAGCCCACACCGTCGCGAGATTCAGATCGCCGGCTTCGCCCCATTGGCAGCGTTCTTGGAAGAGGTGGGCCTGATGGGGCCGATCGCGCGCCGCGGTTGGAAGCGCAGCAGATTTCTGTGA
- a CDS encoding DUF4873 domain-containing protein yields MPDIPGRGEFAGESFHAAAWDSAFDPAGKHIAVVGTDSAAGHYIGALLESARLVTAFAVPPRRFITELLLPRTRALRWLFRRIPVRPERPAVRQVMSAIASVTPSGIRTSDGVEHRADVIIYGTGYTVAADHTLVGSRGLCIQQAWADGMEPFLGVAVHGFPNYFFLTGPGIDAQIKYVVRCLQHMTRMASPRIEVRRSSQQVFNERAQLTPAQPLPVASAFDLSSSAPEREDDVYDGTATLQIADTRCEVHVRLAGRLDPLDGRYHWQGTVLDRLPSETLRQARAGTLSVGAHSAPARITEETPWGTHSVAGVGAPPFASPTG; encoded by the coding sequence ATACCGGACATCCCCGGCCGCGGTGAGTTCGCCGGCGAGTCGTTTCATGCTGCGGCATGGGACTCCGCGTTCGATCCGGCAGGCAAGCACATCGCGGTGGTCGGAACCGACTCTGCGGCAGGGCATTACATCGGCGCGCTGCTCGAATCGGCCCGATTGGTGACAGCTTTCGCCGTACCGCCCCGCCGTTTTATCACCGAACTGCTGCTGCCCAGGACCCGCGCGCTGCGCTGGCTGTTCCGACGCATACCCGTCCGCCCGGAGCGCCCTGCCGTTCGGCAGGTGATGTCGGCGATCGCGTCGGTGACGCCGTCGGGCATCCGCACCAGCGACGGCGTCGAGCATCGGGCCGACGTGATCATCTACGGCACCGGCTACACGGTCGCCGCCGACCACACGCTGGTGGGCTCCCGTGGACTGTGCATCCAGCAAGCCTGGGCCGACGGGATGGAGCCATTCCTCGGCGTGGCCGTGCACGGCTTTCCCAACTACTTCTTCCTCACCGGCCCCGGCATCGACGCACAGATCAAGTACGTCGTCAGATGTCTGCAGCACATGACGCGCATGGCCAGTCCCCGCATCGAAGTGCGCCGCAGCAGCCAACAGGTTTTCAACGAGCGCGCCCAGCTCACGCCGGCGCAGCCGCTGCCGGTGGCGTCCGCCTTCGACCTGTCGTCCAGTGCGCCGGAGCGCGAGGACGACGTCTACGACGGCACCGCCACGCTGCAGATCGCCGATACCCGCTGCGAGGTGCACGTCCGACTCGCCGGCCGCCTGGATCCCCTCGACGGCAGGTACCACTGGCAAGGAACGGTCCTCGACCGACTGCCGTCGGAAACCCTCCGACAGGCACGGGCCGGCACGCTGTCCGTTGGTGCGCACAGCGCACCCGCACGAATCACCGAGGAAACGCCGTGGGGAACGCACTCGGTGGCCGGAGTCGGCGCACCGCCGTTCGCGTCGCCGACAGGCTGA
- a CDS encoding STAS domain-containing protein produces MSAPQAAASPTPLNIAQRSEQSAVILTVDGVLDAGNSGELRDSITKATFDEPFGVVVDVSGLEVPGEDAWSILLSARWQFETRPEVPIVLVCENRAAREAITRSGVARFMPVFPTDKGALKAVTKLTRRKVHRGEAKLPANLTSLRESRKLVREWLTSWSKPGLVPVALVVVNVFIENVLEHTNSDPVLRLEVDGPTATIAISDTSSAQAVRLASPPKGIDVSGLAIVDALSRAWGCVPTSSGKTVWAIIGPENQL; encoded by the coding sequence ATGAGCGCCCCACAGGCCGCCGCCTCTCCTACCCCGTTGAATATTGCGCAGCGGAGTGAACAGTCGGCGGTGATTCTGACGGTCGACGGCGTGCTGGACGCCGGCAACTCCGGGGAGCTCCGCGACAGCATCACGAAGGCCACGTTCGACGAACCGTTCGGGGTCGTCGTGGACGTCAGCGGCCTTGAGGTGCCCGGCGAGGATGCGTGGTCGATCCTGCTCAGCGCCCGCTGGCAATTCGAGACGCGGCCAGAAGTTCCCATCGTGTTGGTCTGCGAAAACCGCGCCGCCCGCGAGGCGATCACCCGCAGCGGAGTGGCCCGGTTCATGCCGGTTTTTCCGACCGACAAAGGGGCGCTGAAGGCCGTCACCAAGCTGACGCGCCGCAAGGTCCACCGCGGCGAGGCCAAACTGCCCGCCAACCTGACCAGCCTGCGCGAGTCGCGGAAGCTGGTTCGCGAATGGCTCACCAGCTGGTCGAAGCCGGGGTTGGTTCCGGTTGCCCTGGTGGTGGTCAACGTGTTCATCGAGAACGTCCTCGAGCACACCAACAGCGACCCGGTGCTGCGGCTTGAGGTCGACGGCCCGACCGCGACCATCGCGATCTCCGACACGAGCAGTGCCCAGGCCGTGCGCCTGGCGTCGCCCCCGAAGGGCATCGACGTATCCGGCCTGGCGATCGTCGACGCGTTGTCGCGCGCCTGGGGCTGCGTGCCCACGTCGTCCGGCAAGACTGTTTGGGCGATCATCGGGCCCGAGAACCAGCTGTAA
- a CDS encoding TIGR03619 family F420-dependent LLM class oxidoreductase: MRFSYAESLTDPSFYIPLAKAAEAAGYHSMTIADSLAYPFESDAKYPYTPDGSREFLDGKEIVEAFVLAAALGAVTTTLRLNFFVLKLPVRHPALTAKQAGSLAALTGNRLGLGVGTSPWPEDYELMGVPFAKRGKRIDECIEIVQGLTTGEYFEFHGEFYDIPKTKMSPAPTEPIPILVGGHADAALRRAARLDGWMHGGGTDPEELDRLIARVKQFREESGKSGPFEIHVISMDAYTPDGIKRLEDKGVTDVIVGFRMPYIKGPDTEPLESKIRHLERYADKVMSKV, encoded by the coding sequence GTGCGATTCAGCTACGCGGAGTCATTAACCGACCCGAGCTTCTATATTCCGTTGGCCAAAGCCGCCGAGGCGGCCGGATATCACAGCATGACGATTGCCGACAGCCTCGCCTACCCATTCGAGTCGGACGCGAAATATCCGTATACGCCCGACGGCAGCCGCGAATTCCTCGACGGCAAGGAGATCGTCGAGGCCTTCGTCCTGGCGGCGGCGCTGGGCGCGGTGACGACGACGCTGCGACTTAACTTCTTCGTGCTGAAGCTGCCCGTCCGGCATCCGGCGCTGACCGCCAAGCAGGCGGGTTCGCTGGCCGCACTGACCGGCAACCGATTGGGACTCGGCGTCGGCACCAGCCCCTGGCCAGAGGACTACGAGCTGATGGGAGTCCCGTTTGCCAAGCGCGGCAAACGGATTGACGAATGCATCGAGATCGTGCAGGGACTGACCACCGGCGAGTACTTCGAATTCCACGGAGAGTTCTACGACATCCCGAAGACCAAGATGAGCCCGGCGCCTACCGAGCCGATCCCGATCCTCGTCGGCGGCCACGCCGATGCCGCGTTACGACGCGCGGCGCGCCTGGACGGCTGGATGCATGGCGGCGGCACCGATCCCGAGGAACTCGACCGACTCATCGCCCGGGTCAAGCAATTTCGCGAAGAGTCGGGCAAGAGCGGTCCGTTCGAGATTCACGTCATCTCGATGGACGCCTACACTCCGGACGGCATCAAGCGCCTCGAGGACAAGGGCGTCACCGACGTCATCGTGGGCTTCCGCATGCCCTACATCAAGGGTCCCGACACCGAGCCGCTGGAGTCCAAGATTCGTCACCTCGAGCGGTACGCCGACAAGGTGATGTCGAAAGTCTAA
- a CDS encoding enoyl-CoA hydratase/isomerase family protein: protein MEFEALEDNIACVTLNRPERLNAIDGSLIDGVDEALDALGSGDYRVAILTGTGRGFCAGADLSGTGQEWTKAKPTTPAFKVSYDAQVRLANLYLRLYELPIPVIAAVNGVAVGGGLAFALHSDIRIASEQARFGAVFIKAGFSSMDMGTSYLLPKIVGAGVARELMLTGRIIDAAEAYRIKLVHEVVAPDDLMTAALAKAREIAANNAFGVWQTKIGLNAALDAPSLRHAIEIENRTQILTGFTNNPAEAAKAHQEKRAPNWDPM, encoded by the coding sequence GTGGAATTTGAAGCACTTGAGGACAACATCGCCTGCGTGACGTTGAATCGGCCCGAGCGGCTGAACGCCATCGACGGATCGCTGATCGACGGCGTGGACGAGGCGCTGGATGCGCTCGGCAGCGGCGATTACCGCGTGGCGATCCTGACCGGAACCGGCCGCGGTTTCTGTGCCGGCGCCGATTTGAGTGGCACCGGCCAGGAGTGGACCAAGGCCAAGCCGACCACCCCGGCGTTCAAGGTCAGCTATGACGCCCAGGTCCGACTGGCCAACCTGTACTTGCGTCTCTACGAACTCCCGATACCGGTGATCGCCGCGGTCAACGGCGTCGCCGTCGGGGGCGGCCTCGCCTTCGCACTGCACTCCGACATCCGGATCGCCTCCGAGCAGGCCCGGTTCGGGGCGGTGTTCATCAAGGCCGGCTTCTCCTCGATGGACATGGGCACCAGTTACCTGCTGCCTAAGATCGTCGGCGCCGGGGTGGCCCGCGAACTCATGCTCACCGGGCGCATCATCGACGCCGCCGAGGCCTACCGCATCAAGCTGGTCCACGAAGTGGTGGCACCTGACGACCTGATGACGGCGGCTCTGGCCAAGGCCCGAGAGATCGCCGCCAACAACGCATTCGGTGTGTGGCAGACCAAGATCGGCCTCAACGCGGCACTGGATGCGCCCAGCCTGCGGCACGCCATCGAGATCGAGAACCGGACTCAGATACTGACCGGGTTCACCAACAATCCCGCCGAGGCCGCCAAGGCACACCAGGAGAAGCGCGCGCCTAACTGGGATCCCATGTAG
- a CDS encoding SAM-dependent methyltransferase, translating to MTRTDDDTWDLASSVGATATMVAAARAAASRHPDRVINDPFAEPLVRAVGLDLFTRLAAGELDAVDRDGKLGFPRMIDTFAARAVFFDQYFADAGNAGLKQVVILASGLDSRPYRLSWPAGTTVYELDQPEVLEFKAATVSKLGAVSNAEHRSLPIDLRDDWPAALRKAGFDPGEPTAWLAEGLLIGWLPPEAEVQMLDNIVSLSAPASRLGADYGQVAGLTEETQKQAQVMGERWRDLGLELDVATLTYPGEHIDVAAHLRSRGWHTTTSDLAELFDAAKLPPLGDAAQHIPGNSIFFVRASAP from the coding sequence ATGACACGGACCGATGACGACACCTGGGACCTCGCCAGCAGCGTGGGAGCCACCGCCACCATGGTGGCCGCAGCCCGGGCGGCGGCAAGCAGGCATCCGGACCGCGTCATCAACGACCCGTTCGCCGAGCCGCTGGTGCGCGCCGTCGGACTGGATCTGTTCACCCGGCTCGCCGCCGGCGAACTGGACGCCGTCGACCGCGACGGAAAGCTGGGCTTCCCGCGGATGATCGACACGTTCGCCGCCCGCGCCGTGTTCTTCGACCAGTATTTCGCCGACGCCGGCAACGCCGGGCTCAAGCAAGTGGTCATCCTGGCCTCCGGGCTGGATTCTCGGCCCTATCGGTTGTCGTGGCCCGCAGGGACGACGGTGTACGAGCTTGATCAGCCCGAGGTGCTCGAGTTCAAGGCGGCGACGGTGTCGAAACTGGGCGCTGTCTCCAACGCCGAGCACCGCAGCTTGCCGATCGATCTGCGCGACGACTGGCCGGCGGCGCTGCGGAAGGCGGGCTTCGATCCCGGCGAGCCCACCGCGTGGCTTGCCGAAGGACTGCTCATCGGGTGGCTGCCGCCCGAGGCCGAGGTCCAGATGCTCGACAACATCGTCTCGCTCAGCGCGCCGGCCAGTCGGCTTGGCGCCGACTATGGACAGGTCGCGGGCCTGACCGAGGAGACCCAAAAGCAGGCGCAGGTCATGGGCGAACGCTGGCGAGACCTCGGCCTGGAGCTCGATGTAGCCACCCTCACTTATCCGGGTGAACACATCGACGTTGCCGCACATCTGCGGTCGCGCGGGTGGCACACCACCACGTCGGACCTCGCCGAGCTCTTCGACGCCGCCAAGCTGCCTCCGCTTGGCGACGCCGCACAGCACATCCCCGGCAACTCGATATTCTTCGTCCGCGCTTCGGCGCCCTAA